In Pseudonocardia sp. EC080619-01, the following proteins share a genomic window:
- a CDS encoding acyl-CoA dehydrogenase family protein, producing the protein MKLSFPAHEDQADLRAAVRSLCARFPLEYWDRHDLDKEFPQEFFEAFAEAGYLGVLVPEEYGGGGGTMSQMAAILEEVSAAGGALNAASSVHIPILAVPTLLAFGSEEQRKEHLPKIAAGELFVTFGVTEPDAGTETTRIKTAARRVDGGWLINGSKVWNTGALRGDRIMLLARTGEPGEGRRKGEGLTLFLADLKAPSVDIKAISKIGRNAVASTEVFFNDLFVSDADVIGEVDQGFYHLLYSLNGERILVSAEALGIARWALENGARYAQERVVFDRPIGKNQAVQHPLAKAYLQVLAASEVMSRTIEIYEEKGGRAVGVMANGLKFLASEAEAAATDAAMQTYGGYSFAREYHIGRHWIEARLQRIAPINNQMILNSIAESALGLPRSY; encoded by the coding sequence ATGAAGCTGTCGTTTCCCGCACATGAGGACCAGGCGGATCTCCGTGCCGCGGTGCGGTCGCTGTGTGCCAGGTTCCCCCTGGAGTACTGGGACAGGCACGACCTCGACAAGGAGTTCCCGCAGGAGTTCTTCGAGGCCTTCGCCGAGGCCGGGTATCTGGGAGTGCTGGTTCCCGAGGAGTACGGCGGCGGTGGCGGAACCATGTCGCAGATGGCCGCGATCCTCGAGGAGGTGTCGGCGGCGGGCGGAGCGCTCAACGCCGCGAGTTCGGTTCACATCCCGATCCTGGCGGTGCCGACGCTGCTGGCTTTCGGAAGCGAGGAGCAGCGCAAGGAACACCTGCCCAAGATCGCTGCGGGGGAGCTGTTCGTCACGTTCGGCGTGACCGAGCCGGACGCCGGCACCGAGACCACTCGGATCAAGACCGCCGCACGCAGAGTCGACGGCGGTTGGCTCATCAACGGCAGCAAGGTGTGGAACACCGGGGCCCTGCGCGGCGACCGGATCATGTTGCTGGCCCGCACGGGCGAGCCGGGTGAGGGCAGACGGAAGGGTGAGGGACTCACTCTTTTCCTCGCTGACTTGAAGGCCCCGTCGGTCGACATCAAGGCGATCTCGAAGATCGGACGCAACGCCGTCGCGTCGACCGAGGTGTTCTTCAACGATCTGTTCGTCTCGGACGCCGACGTGATCGGAGAGGTCGATCAGGGCTTCTACCATCTGCTCTACAGCCTCAACGGTGAGCGGATCCTCGTCTCGGCCGAAGCTCTGGGTATTGCGCGCTGGGCGCTGGAGAACGGGGCGCGCTATGCCCAGGAGCGGGTCGTGTTCGACCGCCCGATCGGCAAGAACCAGGCGGTCCAGCACCCGCTGGCGAAGGCGTACCTGCAGGTGCTCGCCGCTAGCGAGGTGATGAGCCGAACGATCGAGATCTATGAGGAGAAGGGCGGCCGCGCCGTCGGCGTGATGGCGAACGGCCTGAAGTTCCTCGCCTCGGAGGCGGAGGCGGCCGCGACCGATGCCGCCATGCAGACCTACGGTGGCTATTCGTTCGCGCGGGAGTACCACATCGGGCGGCACTGGATCGAGGCTCGCTTGCAGCGGATCGCCCCGATCAACAATCAGATGATCCTCAACTCGATCGCGGAGAGCGCTCTGGGGCTCCCGCGTAGCTACTGA
- a CDS encoding LLM class flavin-dependent oxidoreductase yields the protein MAKHEGALRFGAFIPPHHKVGLDPTIGLENDLTLIEHLDRLGYAEAWIGEHHSSGVETIASPEIMIAVASQRTRHIKLGTGVSSLPYHHPFVLADRIVQLDHVTRGRTMFGVGPGQLLQDATMLGIEPSTQRPRMEEALDVMLRLFAGETVTEKTDWFTCQDAVLQLKPYSDFDIAVAGAISPSGPRLAGKHGVGLLSLAASDPTGTERLAEHWSIVESEATAAGHAVSRENWRLLGPMHVAETREQARKDMEYGLCWLMESLSQVTMSGLDRFDDVDHIIDYLNETGRGSIGTPDMAAAHVQRMLDASGGFGCFLFRDSDFAAFPAKLRSYQLFAEEVAPRFTGQLAATQASNQRVKDSGGAGAVATQRSQEEAAARYAAQQRG from the coding sequence ATGGCCAAACACGAAGGTGCACTCCGTTTCGGTGCCTTCATCCCGCCCCACCACAAGGTTGGACTGGACCCGACCATCGGCCTCGAGAACGACCTCACCCTCATCGAGCACCTGGATCGTCTGGGGTACGCCGAAGCATGGATCGGCGAACACCACTCCTCGGGAGTCGAGACCATCGCCTCTCCCGAGATCATGATCGCCGTCGCTTCCCAGCGGACCCGACACATCAAGCTCGGGACGGGCGTGAGCTCGCTGCCCTACCACCACCCGTTCGTCCTGGCCGACCGCATCGTCCAACTCGACCACGTGACGCGTGGCCGCACGATGTTCGGTGTCGGCCCCGGCCAGCTGCTGCAGGACGCCACGATGCTCGGCATCGAGCCGTCTACACAGCGCCCGCGGATGGAGGAGGCTCTCGATGTCATGCTGCGACTGTTCGCCGGCGAGACGGTGACCGAGAAGACGGACTGGTTCACCTGCCAGGACGCCGTCCTCCAGCTCAAGCCCTACTCGGACTTCGATATCGCGGTAGCGGGCGCGATCTCCCCCTCGGGTCCGAGACTGGCAGGCAAGCACGGCGTCGGGCTGCTCTCGCTGGCCGCATCGGACCCCACCGGCACCGAGCGGCTCGCTGAGCACTGGTCGATCGTCGAGTCCGAGGCCACAGCAGCGGGCCACGCTGTATCGCGGGAGAACTGGCGCCTGCTCGGCCCGATGCACGTGGCCGAGACACGCGAGCAGGCCCGCAAGGACATGGAGTACGGACTCTGCTGGCTGATGGAGAGTCTGTCCCAGGTCACGATGAGCGGGCTGGACCGATTCGACGACGTCGACCACATCATCGACTACCTGAACGAGACGGGCCGCGGCTCGATCGGTACCCCCGACATGGCGGCGGCCCACGTACAGCGGATGCTCGACGCCTCCGGCGGGTTCGGCTGCTTCCTGTTCCGCGATTCCGACTTCGCTGCGTTCCCCGCCAAACTGCGCAGTTACCAGCTCTTCGCCGAGGAGGTGGCGCCCCGGTTCACCGGCCAGCTCGCCGCGACGCAGGCGAGCAACCAGCGGGTCAAGGACAGCGGCGGAGCCGGCGCGGTCGCGACTCAGCGATCGCAGGAGGAGGCGGCAGCCCGCTACGCCGCACAGCAGCGTGGCTGA